The Proteiniphilum propionicum genome contains the following window.
AAAGGACTTCGTTTCGTGTATGAGCCGAAACAGTTACGCTTCTTCACAGCCAGGTTCGAAGAGACAGATTAAAAAAACATGTAATGTTTCCGAAAACAACAATTACATTTTATACATCTCCCGGTAATAATTTTGATACTCACCACTGGTAACGCTATCCAGCCAATCCTGATGATCGATGTACCACCGGACGGTCTTTTCAATCCCCTCTTCAAACTGGAGGGAGGGTTGCCATCCAAGTTCATCCTTTATCTTCGATGCATCGATGGCGTAACGTAAATCATGTCCGGCCCGGTCGGCTACATAGGTGATTAGTTTCTCCGACACACCCTCTTCCCTTCCGAGTAAACGGTCTGTAGTTTTAACAAGAAGGCGAATCAGATCGATATTTTTCCATTCGTTAAAGCCACCTATATTGTATGTATCGCCTTTTCGCCCATTATGAAAGACCAGGCATATAGCTCGGGCATGGTCCTCAACATAAAGCCAGTCGCGTACATTTACTCCTTCTCCATAAACAGGCAACGGCTTATTCCGGCGAATATTATTGATGAAAAGCGGAATCAGCTTCTCCGGGAACTGGTAAGGCCCGTAATTATTTGAGCAGTTGGTAATAACAACCGGAAGGCCGTAGGTATCGTGATAAGCTCTGACAAAATGATCGGAAGATGCCTTGGAAGCGGAGTATGGACTATGGGGATCGTAACGTGTCTCTTCAGTAAATAGTGTATTATCAAATTCCAATGCTCCATAAACTTCATCTGTGGAGACATGATAGAAAAGTTTATTCTCGAAGTTATCCTTCCAGCACTCCCTTGCAGCCTGTAACAGGTTAAGGGTGCCCATGACATTGGTTTCGGCAAAAGAAAATGGATCTGTAATTGATCGGTCCACATGACTTTCGGCAGCAAGGTGAATGACATTATCGATCTTGAATGTTTTGAAAACCTCTTTTATCTTATCAAAATCGCAGATATCGGCTTTCACAAAAGTGTAGTTAGGCTTATCCTCTACATCCTTCAGGTTAGCCAGATTCCCCGCATAGGTAAGTTTATCAAGATTTATGATATGATATTCCGGATAACTGTTCACGAACAGCCGTACAACATGTGAGCCTATAAAACCGGCTCCTCCGGTAATAAGGACATTTTTTTTCATAACAACTATTTTACTTTGATTAACAGACATTTATCAGAACATGAAAGCAGAATTGCCGGATATTTACAAACTGGATAAACAGGGATTTTTCTTATCTTTTTCCGACAGAATGATATCGTTAAACGGCAGCCCCCAATCGATATTCAGCTGCGGATCATTCCAGATTATAGCCCCTTCATAACCAGGCGCATAGTAATTGTCACATTTATACTGAAAGATGGCTTCCTCACTCAGTACAGAATATCCGTGCGCGAATCCGCGGGGAATAAAAAGCTGTTGTTTGTTTTCATCTGACAATTCTGTTGAAACATATTTCCCGAATGTTGGGGAGTCTTTTCTAATATCTACCGCCACATCAAGGACGCAGCCTTTTACAACACGCACCAGCTTAGCCTGCTCAAAAGGGGGCTTTTGAAAATGCAGACCCCGCAACACTCCATAACATGATTTACTCTC
Protein-coding sequences here:
- the rfbB gene encoding dTDP-glucose 4,6-dehydratase, which gives rise to MKKNVLITGGAGFIGSHVVRLFVNSYPEYHIINLDKLTYAGNLANLKDVEDKPNYTFVKADICDFDKIKEVFKTFKIDNVIHLAAESHVDRSITDPFSFAETNVMGTLNLLQAARECWKDNFENKLFYHVSTDEVYGALEFDNTLFTEETRYDPHSPYSASKASSDHFVRAYHDTYGLPVVITNCSNNYGPYQFPEKLIPLFINNIRRNKPLPVYGEGVNVRDWLYVEDHARAICLVFHNGRKGDTYNIGGFNEWKNIDLIRLLVKTTDRLLGREEGVSEKLITYVADRAGHDLRYAIDASKIKDELGWQPSLQFEEGIEKTVRWYIDHQDWLDSVTSGEYQNYYREMYKM
- the rfbC gene encoding dTDP-4-dehydrorhamnose 3,5-epimerase; the protein is MNIIETDIKGVVIIEPKVFVDKRGYFFESFSHRLFEEKVSRTLFVQDNESKSCYGVLRGLHFQKPPFEQAKLVRVVKGCVLDVAVDIRKDSPTFGKYVSTELSDENKQQLFIPRGFAHGYSVLSEEAIFQYKCDNYYAPGYEGAIIWNDPQLNIDWGLPFNDIILSEKDKKNPCLSSL